The Stigmatopora argus isolate UIUO_Sarg chromosome 1, RoL_Sarg_1.0, whole genome shotgun sequence genome segment aaaacgtgcagttttttaaacatgcatttaaatgtgccacaaaacagacaacaaattagggaaaaaaagatcattATAAACATATTCTGTTATTCCTGCTCGTtcgaatataaaaaaacatacttctttcatttcattaacttaaattaatttcatttttgtggAATTTGTCTGACCTTTTTGCCCCAGGTGGTGAGTTcagtcaaaaataaatgttcttcaAGACATCTGAAAGTGGTGTCACAAAGTTGTAGTGCAGGCAGACAAATATAAGCAAATTTGAGTAAAAGGCTTGAATGGAATTAGCATGTTGGACTACAAAAAATAGTTTGAAGTTTGGTGTCTTCTTGTTTTGAGATTTATACTTCAATGTGCCAATGTACATACAGTGGCTGTTGGCTTTCATCTAAAcacaatgtaatgtaatgtatgtatgtaatgtgtaaaatgaatataatgacCTGTGACATCCATTTTGCCCAGGATTTATCTGAGGTAATCCAAGAGGTATGGCACCTTTGTGGAAAAACAGCCCCTCGCTTTGCCTTATTCTGCTTTGATTATTTATCAAGGGTGACAAAAACACTCATCAATaatgtaaaaacacaattaatgACTTCCCCTCTTCTGTCTGATCTCCCATCAGCATTCTCTCAACTTGCCCACACGTTGCCACAAGCAGCAACACCCTAAATACGGAAAACAGATATCATTACTAAAACATAGCAATACCAAAAGGTTGCCATTCTTAGGATAACCTTTTATCATTCGTTAGTTACTATTCATTAGTATAACATAGTTGCtgatcataaaacaaaaaaagcaaagcttTAACGTGACTGATTTTTTGTAGCTGTGATGTCAAACTTTGATTTAATGAAATATTCATGTGGCTTTGCATTTGGAACGAACACAAGAGAAGAGTAATTGCTCGTGTAATTACAAGATAAATGGTGGACTTAGTGCGAGTAGGAAATCTGTTTGAGGGTTCAGTTGCTCAAAGAGAGGGGAAATGACTAAAGCTAATTTACAtaaatattgaatattattattgttgtttttactgcACATGATATATAGCCAAACGAAATGCCATGATGCTTCTACTTTGCCAACCAATATGGGCAAGATAGAGAAGTGTGAGGAttttgtggattttctccgggtactccagttactcccacattccaaaaatgtgcatggtaggctggttgaacactctaaattgccaccaagtatgagtgtgagcctgaatggctgtctgtctccttgtgctctgcgattggctggctaaggtttcccctgcctcgtgcccgaagtcagctgggataggctccagcaccccccgctactcttatgaagataagcagttcagaaaatgaattgatgagTGAATAGTGTCACAGGGTTTTGAGTGCCTTGAAGGTGTAATGTCCATTTAGTAAATgttgttttacatttatttctgtTTATATCATATTACTTGTAtttataattttgaaatatttgctcaaaattttcttcaatttggcactttaaatggattttttttactacgtttatgtttgtcttttttaatatcAGTTCAACCAAAGTTTAAGCATCAAGTGTTAGAgttagttggggttttgtttggtttgtttgcttttcgcctcttgtgtccctccgggcttcccatcctcttgtaaccagctgcgtgtacttcgtaatcaacccttgtctgtctatttaaaccccgtgtgtttgttagtcattgtcggatcgtctatCTTGTTTGATTCATGCCAAGTTTCCATGCCAAGTTCCTCGTTACCCCATGTCTTTCCacatcaggtttgattttgttatttgattccaagtccttgttattttctgaagattCCTACCCTTACTAATTTAAGTTTTGCGAGAGCACTCCTTCCAAGTCCttgactgcttccctgcatttgggtcctatACTACGTTCCACGCATCGCATCACCAGAGATGTAACACCAAGGCTTCAGACCGAGATTCTAACTGTGTAGTGACCAGAATTGGATAATgtaattggtttttttttgtctgatttttaatttttcaataaaaatgtgtCACTTGTATGCCACGAATTACTGAGAAACTCAACCCACAATAGGTTGACCATGAATAAAccaaagaaaagtttccaaagaatataaaacatttaatgGTACTTTCTCAAATTGTATGATAAATACAATAAACATCTCTTACAAATCATATGTACAGATTAAGATGGCAAATTATTGCTTATTGGCCTCAAATCCATCTAAAAAACAGATCAATTTATAAAGAAAGTAAAGATGGTATTACTCTTGGTAACAATATGGCATCTTTAAATCATATAATGTGTAAATAACCAATTACCGAGCAATATAGTAGTCACTTGAAAGTCTGACTGGACTTTCCTCTATATTCTTTGACTCTAAAGATCTtcatttccataaaaaaataaaggaaaaaagatTTCTCCAAAGAAAAATATGTACTGtacgtttgtttttgtttttgtctgggTTTTTTTCAACACTGTGGTCAACTCAAGCGCAGCTGTGCAGCTCATTTTGTCACATTCATCACCATCTTACATTGTAACATGCAGAGGCAGCTGCTATCTTTGTAATGACTTCCTAAAAAGATTAGGATCTTGACAGTGACCATGTCAACTGGTCGATGAGTTGGAAAGACATAAAAGGGAGGGCACCAGCAGGATGACTGAAAAGTGATGGATATATGTCAATGAACCACAAGAAAATGGACTTTTTCAACTATGTAATTCTCTTTTGCTTTAATTATACTTTCACAATATGTGTGGGCTTTGTGATGAAGCCGGTGTCATTATGTATGCGTGTAAATgcgtgtgcgtgtctgtgtgcgcgcgtgtgtgtgtgtgcgtgtgtgtgtgtgtgtgccaagGGGTGGGGAGAACCCATCACTGAGCCGGCTATGTCTTTTTTCATCGCAGCATGATATAAGACCTTCTCTTCCACCTACGTTCTACTTGCTGATTGGCGTTCCTCCGATAtccagttattatttatttccccCGAACAGAAGACCCCCCCCATTTATCCGGAGCAGCTCTCCCATCACATTGCACCTGGACACGCAACTGAGCACCTTGTCTACACACAACAGGTAAGAAAACCATGGATGGACTGGCACAGTGGACTAGATTTAAGAACTTTATATTTGTCAAGAGCAAGCAATTCTTACAACATTTTGAGTGCGTATTTATGCATCAAAAGCGCATCAAGAGTCTTTGGTTCCTGGATTAAAGGACAGTAATCAGCAGTAAATCAACTTTGAAGGGAGTGGATGattaaattgttattttgcAGGTCTTGCTGAGAAAATGAGAAGAGGTTTTTTACTGGTGTCCCTGCTTCTCTTCGTCAAACTTCGATGCAGTCACTCCAGATGCGAGGAGCCCGAGTCGGCCAAACTAACTTCACTTGTAGGTTGTTTCCAAATAAGTTTTTCTAATAATAACCATGAATTCTATTAATCGATTGATTACTGTTTTGCTTTGATTGCTATTCATCTACAGCAGCAGATTCTGGGTTTAAATAACCCCCGTGAAAATCTCATGAAGAGATACAGTGATTTGGATTATGACAGTTTTGTGGGTCTGATGGGGAGAAGGGATGCTGCAGGTGAGGATTAAATTGATTGATTTAATTATAACAACACATTTCTGTACAAAATTTCATgcaatgttgtttatttttgaagACGCTGTGCAGTACCCACAAAAAAGTAAGTAATTCttatttgatagtttttttttttaatgaacaatgATGTCATTTTGCTTCTTTTCAGGGGAAATGCATGATATCTTTGTTGGATTAATGGGAAGGAGAAATTCTGAGCCTGGTTAGTATGCCATTTAACTTAATTAGATCATTTTGTACAATAAACAATGATGACAATTAAAACAATGATATAAATCAATTATTATCATGAAGAACACTTGACCAGTGTAGTAGGAGCTGACAGAAATGAAGGAAAACATCCTAAGGTGCAATTCACATAGATTATTCAATACTGCTTTAGCAGTGCTAAAATGTTGTTGTCACAGGATGTTTTCTTTCTAATTTGTGCAGGCATAACTTGTTTCTTGTTGTGATTGTTGTTCTTTTTACATCAGACAATGGTCGATGGCAGAGAGCATTACCAGAGAGAAGAGGAATCTTTATGAACAAGTGTCGAATGAGGTGAAGGACTTTTCTCTTTCAATACAATTCTATAGTATGTGAGGTCTCATTCACTGGAGCTTTGAATTCACAGATTGAAACTATTTATGTAGCCATTCCCTTTCGTGTTTTCATGTGGTCATGGAGCATTTCAGCTCTCTTTGAGTAAGATCTTGAGTATGTCCTTGAATGATCGAAGCGAAAACCATGCTAGGGTGTCAAACACATTTGACCATTTGAAAGCATTTGGagttcatatattttttaattaaagaaaaaaatgggatttggtGTGTTTTTCCGCAGGTTTCTTCAGGGGCTGTGACAAGATAGAAAGCAAGAACATCCACAAAATGAGGGAGAAGAACATGAATCATATAACCCTGCCAAGTGGCCCCTGAAGAATAACTCTTCTCTATACTTGATTCaaagttgaaaataaaattattttatacagaatgtatTCTTTTGTGCAATTATAATGAATATTCAAG includes the following:
- the tac3a gene encoding tachykinin-3a isoform X1, encoding MRRGFLLVSLLLFVKLRCSHSRCEEPESAKLTSLQQILGLNNPRENLMKRYSDLDYDSFVGLMGRRDAADAVQYPQKREMHDIFVGLMGRRNSEPDNGRWQRALPERRGIFMNKCRMRFLQGL
- the tac3a gene encoding tachykinin-3a isoform X2; the protein is MRRGFLLVSLLLFVKLRCSHSRCEEPESAKLTSLQILGLNNPRENLMKRYSDLDYDSFVGLMGRRDAADAVQYPQKREMHDIFVGLMGRRNSEPDNGRWQRALPERRGIFMNKCRMRFLQGL